A window of Eubacteriaceae bacterium ES3 contains these coding sequences:
- a CDS encoding helix-turn-helix transcriptional regulator, translated as MNNKAIGSSWADVRKEIFTPEEIAESDLRVALMGEIINARHEKGLSQKKLEELSGVKQPVIARMEKGTSDPKLTTIMKVLESLGMTLEVVPINKKPVKRMRLKGLSGVHTLGNHQVNGK; from the coding sequence ATGAATAATAAAGCAATTGGCAGCAGTTGGGCAGATGTGCGAAAAGAGATTTTCACACCTGAAGAAATAGCTGAATCAGATTTAAGGGTTGCCCTAATGGGTGAAATTATCAACGCCCGGCATGAAAAGGGGTTAAGTCAGAAAAAACTCGAAGAATTGAGCGGTGTAAAACAGCCGGTTATTGCCAGAATGGAAAAGGGAACGAGTGACCCCAAATTAACAACCATTATGAAAGTGCTTGAATCGCTGGGAATGACTTTAGAGGTTGTCCCGATCAATAAAAAGCCTGTAAAACGAATGAGACTTAAAGGGCTGTCTGGTGTCCATACCTTAGGTAATCATCAAGTAAATGGGAAATAA
- a CDS encoding type II toxin-antitoxin system RelE/ParE family toxin: protein MHEIHFYKDQQGNEPVLDFIRELSRKNDKNSRINLNKINDYIQMLSKYGTSIGEPYIKHLKGEIWELRPLRNRIFFVAWVDGSYVLLHHFIKKSQKTPKRELEQAKRELSVLMGRGESNE, encoded by the coding sequence TTGCACGAGATCCATTTTTATAAAGATCAACAAGGGAATGAACCGGTATTAGATTTCATCAGGGAATTAAGTCGTAAAAATGATAAAAACAGCCGGATTAACCTAAATAAAATCAATGATTACATTCAGATGCTCAGTAAATACGGCACAAGTATAGGAGAGCCTTATATCAAGCACTTAAAGGGGGAAATCTGGGAACTAAGGCCATTAAGAAACAGGATTTTCTTTGTTGCCTGGGTGGATGGCAGTTATGTATTACTGCACCATTTTATCAAGAAATCTCAAAAGACTCCGAAACGAGAACTTGAACAGGCAAAACGTGAGTTATCGGTTTTAATGGGAAGAGGTGAATCGAATGAATAA
- a CDS encoding helix-turn-helix transcriptional regulator encodes MTEKIKIAMLKRNMSLKDLAEKLDQSPQNISGKLKRDNFKEEELKEIAGALDCTINIEMVMNDTGEKI; translated from the coding sequence ATGACAGAAAAGATTAAAATTGCTATGTTAAAAAGAAATATGTCCCTTAAGGATCTGGCTGAAAAGCTGGATCAGTCACCACAGAACATAAGTGGTAAATTAAAGCGTGATAACTTCAAAGAAGAGGAATTAAAAGAGATTGCCGGGGCTTTGGATTGCACTATTAATATTGAAATGGTTATGAATGATACTGGAGAAAAGATTTAA
- a CDS encoding IS256 family transposase, producing the protein MAQLNITLDTELLHGLFTKDSRDEAFSKLLETILNQVLVAQSAEQLGAERYERCEDRTAYRNGFRDRELTTRIGGITLRIPRHRNGEFSTTMFQRYQRSEQALMLAMIEMVINGVSTRKIENITEELCGQSFSKSTVSKLCENLDPVVNGFRNRTLEKHYPFIIVDALYLKVREDSRVRSKGLLVATAVNENGNREVIGFQLNDTETESSWGDFFQNLKERGLTAVDLIVSDNHKGLVNAIKKHFQGSTWQRCQTHFSRNVLDKTPKNQQSELKSYLKRIYNAVNIEDARNLLKDTLRHFESKAPKAIEILEEGFDDVMAVMSLPEKYRKRLRTTNSIERLNEEIRRRDRVIRIYPNEKSVIRLLGALLMEQDEKWSSGRKYLDMQDYYEFLKEQTAAVSSAA; encoded by the coding sequence ATGGCTCAATTAAATATTACACTGGACACAGAACTTTTGCACGGACTTTTTACAAAAGATTCCCGGGATGAGGCTTTTTCAAAGCTTCTGGAAACAATTCTTAACCAGGTGCTTGTAGCGCAATCGGCTGAGCAACTTGGTGCTGAACGCTATGAGCGATGCGAGGATCGGACAGCTTACCGTAACGGTTTTAGGGATCGTGAATTAACAACGCGAATCGGTGGTATCACCCTGCGGATCCCTCGTCATCGTAACGGCGAATTCAGCACGACGATGTTTCAGCGCTACCAGCGGAGCGAGCAGGCTCTGATGCTGGCAATGATCGAAATGGTCATTAATGGGGTTTCAACCCGCAAAATCGAAAACATTACAGAAGAACTTTGTGGCCAGAGCTTTTCAAAATCAACAGTTTCAAAGCTGTGTGAAAATCTGGATCCGGTAGTAAACGGTTTTCGTAACCGAACGCTTGAAAAGCATTATCCATTTATAATTGTGGATGCTTTATATCTCAAAGTTCGCGAAGACAGCAGAGTCCGGTCAAAAGGTCTATTGGTAGCAACCGCAGTCAACGAAAATGGCAATCGTGAAGTAATTGGTTTTCAGCTGAATGATACCGAAACAGAATCAAGCTGGGGAGATTTTTTTCAAAATCTCAAAGAGCGTGGTCTGACAGCCGTTGATCTGATAGTATCCGATAATCACAAAGGACTTGTAAATGCGATTAAAAAACATTTTCAGGGATCCACCTGGCAGAGATGCCAGACACATTTCTCAAGAAATGTACTGGATAAAACGCCCAAAAATCAGCAGTCCGAATTGAAATCCTATCTGAAACGCATCTACAATGCAGTAAATATTGAAGATGCCCGCAACCTGCTGAAAGACACACTGAGACATTTTGAATCCAAAGCACCAAAAGCGATTGAAATACTCGAAGAAGGTTTTGATGATGTGATGGCTGTAATGAGTCTTCCTGAGAAATACCGGAAAAGACTGCGCACAACCAACAGTATCGAACGACTCAACGAGGAAATCAGGCGTCGTGATCGCGTGATCCGCATTTATCCCAACGAAAAATCGGTTATCCGTTTACTGGGTGCGCTGCTTATGGAACAGGATGAAAAATGGTCTTCCGGCAGAAAATATCTGGATATGCAGGATTACTATGAATTTTTAAAAGAACAGACGGCTGCTGTTTCATCAGCAGCCTAG
- a CDS encoding chitobiase/beta-hexosaminidase C-terminal domain-containing protein yields MNNQETNNVENDQTSKNSFNKEPKSNKKLILIISIICGLLLVALAGFFITNQLGLFKQSQNTSDSEDLKTLYNDLISSYVASEKSDAEIIELLEKAASETGDQNYINNQDSYLVKKPSFSLIPGTYEGSQTLTINQNNANATVTYTLDGSEPTSSSNTYSGPITLPIGTTTIKAVAISDIGILSAVAEGTYILTSTTNDTITGTTTTNPSALTDDQFINSLYGVWYEESSGNVLMISQTNFYDYIPEPLSVASGSFEVISTTNSGGTINVKDLTVDGYNSGDTLVNFDFGTPGDNIMRWQYDGKIWHEDSAAESLGGDQYRIPFTFAGSDIFTMN; encoded by the coding sequence ATGAATAATCAGGAGACAAATAATGTCGAAAACGACCAAACTTCAAAAAATTCTTTTAACAAAGAGCCTAAAAGCAATAAAAAGCTCATTCTCATCATATCCATTATTTGCGGCTTACTGCTAGTGGCGTTGGCAGGCTTTTTTATTACTAATCAGCTAGGCCTCTTTAAGCAAAGCCAAAACACATCAGACTCTGAAGATTTAAAAACACTCTATAATGACTTAATCAGTTCATATGTCGCTTCCGAAAAGTCTGACGCTGAAATCATCGAATTACTTGAAAAAGCAGCCTCTGAAACTGGTGACCAGAATTACATCAACAATCAGGACAGTTATCTGGTTAAAAAACCCAGCTTCAGTCTGATTCCGGGCACCTATGAAGGTTCACAAACCTTGACGATCAATCAAAACAATGCCAATGCTACCGTCACTTATACGCTTGATGGAAGTGAACCAACCAGCAGTTCAAATACTTACTCAGGTCCAATTACGCTTCCTATCGGAACCACCACCATTAAAGCAGTCGCCATTAGTGATATTGGCATTCTAAGCGCTGTGGCCGAAGGAACTTATATCCTGACTTCCACTACAAATGACACAATAACGGGAACTACGACTACAAATCCGTCCGCCCTGACCGATGACCAGTTTATCAATAGCCTATATGGTGTCTGGTATGAAGAAAGCAGCGGAAATGTGCTGATGATATCTCAAACCAATTTCTACGATTATATACCTGAACCTCTATCCGTTGCTTCTGGGTCATTTGAGGTTATTTCCACTACCAATAGCGGCGGCACTATTAATGTAAAGGATCTGACGGTGGATGGCTATAATAGTGGTGACACTCTGGTTAACTTTGATTTCGGCACCCCAGGTGACAACATAATGCGCTGGCAATATGATGGTAAAATCTGGCATGAAGATAGTGCTGCTGAAAGCCTCGGTGGCGATCAGTATCGTATTCCATTTACCTTTGCAGGAAGCGATATCTTCACCATGAATTAG
- a CDS encoding MarR family transcriptional regulator, which produces MFELENCAAFIATNAAKILAEAFENILKEVGITRAQWSVLYFLGKTESNNQKELVAFLKTKPSSTTRLLDRMERDGWIMRQLNLNDRREMILLLTPKGQEIRNQCLPLGQEFSNQITKDISETDLQTFYRVFDQLIANVK; this is translated from the coding sequence ATGTTTGAACTCGAAAATTGTGCAGCCTTTATTGCCACTAATGCGGCTAAAATACTGGCAGAAGCATTTGAGAATATATTAAAAGAAGTTGGAATTACCCGGGCTCAATGGTCGGTTCTTTATTTTCTTGGTAAAACTGAAAGCAATAATCAAAAAGAACTGGTTGCTTTTTTGAAGACAAAGCCATCATCGACCACGCGCCTTCTGGATCGAATGGAACGTGACGGTTGGATTATGCGACAACTAAATCTCAACGACCGCCGAGAAATGATTTTACTGCTGACGCCTAAAGGTCAGGAAATAAGAAATCAATGTTTGCCATTAGGGCAAGAATTCAGCAATCAAATTACAAAGGATATTAGCGAAACTGATTTGCAGACTTTTTATCGAGTTTTTGATCAGCTGATCGCTAATGTAAAATAA
- a CDS encoding OsmC family protein — MPSAKFCVRANSENPTKTTVKARGFNFIVDEPDTLGGTNEGLSPVEYLLGAFAGCLNVVGHLVAKEMNFELRGLKLEMRGEINTDNLMGVSNAERPGFQSIDVVLIPDCDIDSEAIEKWAKEVKARCPISDNLSNPTPVALALK; from the coding sequence ATGCCAAGTGCAAAGTTCTGTGTTCGCGCCAACAGCGAAAATCCTACTAAAACTACGGTAAAAGCAAGAGGTTTTAATTTCATTGTCGATGAACCCGACACTCTTGGTGGCACAAACGAAGGCTTGAGTCCAGTAGAATATCTACTGGGAGCATTTGCCGGTTGTTTAAATGTTGTCGGCCATCTGGTTGCAAAAGAAATGAATTTTGAGCTTAGGGGTCTTAAACTTGAAATGCGCGGTGAAATCAACACGGATAACCTAATGGGTGTTTCCAATGCTGAAAGACCAGGTTTCCAGAGTATTGACGTAGTTCTCATACCCGATTGTGATATCGATTCTGAAGCAATCGAAAAATGGGCAAAAGAAGTGAAAGCTCGCTGTCCAATCAGCGATAATCTGAGTAACCCTACCCCGGTTGCTCTAGCACTTAAATAG